DNA sequence from the Persephonella sp. genome:
TTTGCTTTCGGCTGGACACCATGTATCGGACCTGTTTTAGGTGCTATTTTGTTATACGCATCGCAGCAGGAAACAGTTATGCAGGGAATAATGCTTCTTTTTGCATTCTCAATGGGGCTTGGAATACCATTTATACTTACGGCGATGGCAATAAACCAGTTTTTCAGATTTTTCAACTTTATGAGAAGATACTTTCTGCTTATTGAGATCACAGGAGGGATACTTCTTATATTTGTTGGAATTCTACTTCTTACAGGAAGTCTTGAAAAACTGTCAGCATTACTCACTTTTTAAAATAAACGGATTAAAAGCCTTTGATGCCACAACAACCTTATCTCCCACAGAAAGATCCTGTATTTCTTCCGGATCTGCAACAACTTTTATTATGTTGTTTCCAACAAGCACAGACACTATATAAACAACATCTTCTTTTTTAATCTGGAGTATCTCCCCTGAAAACTTTACCTTTCCGCTTAGCCTTTCCTGAACAAATATCTGATCAGGTTTTCCCTCCTTTATAATTTTCCCGTTTTCCATAACAAAAACCCTGTCTGATAGTCTGAAAACCTCAGAAAAATCATGGCTAATAAGAAATGTTGTTAGAGAAAATGTTCTGTGTATCTTAAAAAGTTCCTCCTGAAGCTTTCTCCTCATGTCTATATCAAGAGCTGAAAGGGGCTCATCAAGAAGAAGTATGTCCGGTTTTCTTGCTACGGCTCTTGCTAAAGCTACCCTCTGCTTCTGTCCACCAGAAAGGCTTTGAGGTTTTCTGTTTCTCAACTTGGTTAGCTGTGTAAGTATCAGTAATTTTTCAAGTAGTTCCTTATCTTTTTTTTCCATACCGTATAGTATGTTTTCTTCAACAGTCATATTTGGGAATAAGGCGTAATCCTGAAAAACAACCCCTACTTTTCTTTTTTGTGGAGGAAGATTTATACCCTTGTTGCTGTCGTACCAGATCTCTTCTCCTACCTCAATAAAACCCTCATCAGGCTTTAATAGACCGGCAAGCATTTTCAGTAGTGTTGTTTTACCTGCCCCTGATCTTCCAAATATTGTGATAAAGCACCCTTTTTTTACGGATATATCAACATCAAGTGTAAAATCACCTTTATAACCTTTTAGCCTTTTTTTCAGTTTTATCCTCATAAATTTTCAGCCTTTGTAAACCTTTTGTTAAGTGCATAAACAACAATCAAGATAGCAAAAGTTATAATAAATAGTATAAAGGCATAAAGATTAGCCTTGTCATAGTTGAGAGCCTCAACCTCCTCATAAATGGCTATGGAAGCGACCTTTGTTTCTCCCGGTATTGATCCACCAACCATAAGAACAACTCCAAACTCACCGATTGTGTGAGCAAAGGTAAGAACAATTCCGGTCAAAACAGACTGCTTCATATTAGGAAGTATTACCTTCCACAATGTCTGAATTTTGCCCTTTCCCAGTGTATAAGATGCTTCTATTATTGATCTATTTACTGAGCTAAAACCTGACTGAAGCGGGTGAACCATAAAAGGAAGGCTGTATATTATAGATCCTAACAAAATACCCTCAAATGTAAAAACAAGACGGATACCAACAGTATCTTCCAGAAATTTTCCAACAAAACTGTCAGGACTGAAAAAAACAATAAGATAAAAACCTAAAACCGTTGGTGGAAGAACAAGAGGAAGGCTTACAACAGTCTCAACAACAGATTTTAACCTGAAATTATAAAAAGCAAGTAGATAAGATAGAGGAAGACCTATAGAAAAAAGGATAAAAGTTGTCAGCGTAGCAAGTTTTAGAGTAAGAAGAAGTGTCTGAATAAAATCAGTTTCCATCTGGTATCTCCATAAGGCTCACTTCGTTTGTTTTAACAAGAGCTATTACAAAATCTCCTTTTTTAATATTCATATTTTCAGCTGATCTTGTTGTTATCACAGATTTTATAGTTTTATCCCTGCATCTTAAAACAAGTCTTGTCAACACTTTTCCCTTCTGGATTTCTTCCACAATACACTCAAACCTGTTTCTAAGGCTGATCATTCCTGAAAGTTCTTTCCCTATAGAAACTTCCGTTTCTTTAAACAAAACATATATGCTGTTGTTTACCTTTAGATAATCTGAAGTCTTTGGGGTTTCAACAACCACGGCACATATATTCCCTATTTCTGTCTTTACCTCAACGAGGGATATACTTTCTGAGCTTTCAATGTTTATTATCCTACCTTTCAGCCTGTTCATAAGTTCTGTATCCATATCTTCTCAGTATTTTTTGTGCATCTTTGGAAAGTAAAAATTTTAAAAATTTTTCTGCATAAGGATTATCCCTGATTACAACAACTCCCTGTTTTATAGGATTGTAAAGCCTTTTATCAACTTCAATCCATACACCTTTATTTTTCAATTTTGGGGAAAGAACAACAGACTTAGATGTAAAACCTGCGTCAACAAGACTTTTGTATATATACTGGGTTGACTGCATAACGCTTTCACCGTAAACAAGTTTATTCTTAACCTGCTCATACAAGCCTACATTTTTTAAAACCCTTACAGCTTCAAATCCGTAAGGGGCATTCTTAGGATTTGGAACGGATATCTTTTTTATGTATTTTTCTTTCAAGATATTTATGCCTATTTTATTTAGAGGTATCTCTTTCATACTCCACAGAACAAGAACCCCTTCAGCATAAACAACAGGTTTTCTGATAGTAAGCCCCTTCTTGTAAAGGTAATCAGGGTATTTCATGTTTGCAGACAAAAAAATATCGTAAGGTGCTCCCCTTTCAATCTGTGCAGTGAGCTTACCTGAAGATGAGATCACAACCAGAACATCTATACCGTAAGCCTTCTTAAACTCTTTAATTATCTCTCTAAGGGGATATTGAATATTTGCCGATGCGGCTATTCTAAGAGGCTGTCCGTAGGAAAAAACAAAAAGCAGAAGCGTAAGAAGTATGTATCTCATTTACAAACCTCCATCGTTATAGTTTATATGGTATAACGCTTCAGGTCAAGAATATAAATATATCTTAATCTCACCTTTATTTATGATTGAGACTTAATAATAATTAAAATTAAATAAGTCAGCAAGTATCTGAAAAATTTAAAAAATTTTAATAATTGATAATGGTTACTATTGACCTTACTGTTTTTTTTACAATATTAGTAGTATTATGGTTAGTATTAAAAATTATATGCTCTTAAATTTTTAGTTCGGGGGCGATGTATGAATATTATAAAGAGATTAACGGACATACTTTTTTCTTTAAAAACAACAGTGGCTTTGCTTATTATATTTGCTGCTGTAGTAGGAGCTGCAACATTTATTGAAAATGATTTTGGTAGAGAGACCTCATATGCTCTGATCTACGGCACAAAATGGTTTGAGGTACTTCTTACCTTACTGACCATCAACCTTATCGGAAACATCTTCAGATATAAAATGTGGCAGCCTAAAAAACTGCCCCTTTTTATCTTTCACCTGTCTTTTATTGTCATATTTATCGGTGCTGCAGTTACCAGATATTTCGGATATGAAGGTATGATGCACATAAGGGAAAAACAGGAGCAGAACAAAATATTCTCAAGGGATCCCTTCTTGCAAATAACAGCAAAAAAAGGTGAAAAAGAGTTTAAATATGAAAGACCTCTGCTTTTATCTGCCGTTCCTGTTTTTAATGTGAATGACTTTGAGGAAACATTAGATATAGACGGAAAAACTCTGACAGTAAGATACAAAAACTTTATTAAAGGTGTAACAACACAGGTAAAAGAAGACCCTGAAGGAGAGCCTATAATCACACTCCGTGCATCAGCAGGAATGGACAGTGTTGACCTCACCATGAAGGAAGGGTCCATTGAGGATTTTGGAAGCTTTGCATTTATATTCTCAGACCCTGATAAATTTAAACAGAGGCTTGAAGGAAAAGATTTTGTATTTTTCTTCGTGAAAGATGGCAAGTTTTATCTTCTCTCAAATCTTCCTGTAAACTGGATGAAAATGGCAGACAGGTCTCAGGGGGTTATAAAAGCAGGTAATAAGTATCCATTACAGGAAAGAACCTTATATTCTGTAGCAGGACTTAACTTTGTTATAAAGCAGGCTGTTCCTAAAGGAAAGGAGATCGTTGTTCCCCTACCAAGGACTAAAGATGTTTTCAAAAACTCATCGGTGCTGTCAGCCCTTTTTGTGGAGGTCGAATATGACGGTGAC
Encoded proteins:
- a CDS encoding ATP-binding cassette domain-containing protein; translated protein: MRIKLKKRLKGYKGDFTLDVDISVKKGCFITIFGRSGAGKTTLLKMLAGLLKPDEGFIEVGEEIWYDSNKGINLPPQKRKVGVVFQDYALFPNMTVEENILYGMEKKDKELLEKLLILTQLTKLRNRKPQSLSGGQKQRVALARAVARKPDILLLDEPLSALDIDMRRKLQEELFKIHRTFSLTTFLISHDFSEVFRLSDRVFVMENGKIIKEGKPDQIFVQERLSGKVKFSGEILQIKKEDVVYIVSVLVGNNIIKVVADPEEIQDLSVGDKVVVASKAFNPFILKSE
- the modB gene encoding molybdate ABC transporter permease subunit: METDFIQTLLLTLKLATLTTFILFSIGLPLSYLLAFYNFRLKSVVETVVSLPLVLPPTVLGFYLIVFFSPDSFVGKFLEDTVGIRLVFTFEGILLGSIIYSLPFMVHPLQSGFSSVNRSIIEASYTLGKGKIQTLWKVILPNMKQSVLTGIVLTFAHTIGEFGVVLMVGGSIPGETKVASIAIYEEVEALNYDKANLYAFILFIITFAILIVVYALNKRFTKAENL
- a CDS encoding TOBE domain-containing protein: MDTELMNRLKGRIINIESSESISLVEVKTEIGNICAVVVETPKTSDYLKVNNSIYVLFKETEVSIGKELSGMISLRNRFECIVEEIQKGKVLTRLVLRCRDKTIKSVITTRSAENMNIKKGDFVIALVKTNEVSLMEIPDGN
- the modA gene encoding molybdate ABC transporter substrate-binding protein, with the translated sequence MRYILLTLLLFVFSYGQPLRIAASANIQYPLREIIKEFKKAYGIDVLVVISSSGKLTAQIERGAPYDIFLSANMKYPDYLYKKGLTIRKPVVYAEGVLVLWSMKEIPLNKIGINILKEKYIKKISVPNPKNAPYGFEAVRVLKNVGLYEQVKNKLVYGESVMQSTQYIYKSLVDAGFTSKSVVLSPKLKNKGVWIEVDKRLYNPIKQGVVVIRDNPYAEKFLKFLLSKDAQKILRRYGYRTYEQAER